The sequence gctcaaggctgggtttccttttgtagatgaaagggaggagacaggttaaagaaagatttttaagccttgagacaattgagacgtggattgtgtatatgtaccattcagagggtgaatgggcaagacaaaatatttcagtgcttttgaacggggtataggtaggtgccaggcgcaccggtttgagtgtgtcaagatatgcaatactgctgggtttttcacgctcaacagtttccctgtgtgtatcaagaatggtccaccacctacaggacatccagccaacttgacacaactgtgggcagCTTTGGAGTcgacataggccagcatccctgtggaacgctttcaacaccttgtagtccatacCCTGACGAATTGAGTCTGTGCTGAGGACAAAAgagggtacaactcaatattaggaaggtgctgACACAATGTgtggtacactcagtgtattgcaCCCGCCAGAAAGTGCACTTTATAGCCTCattaaatgtgtgttttttgaatGGAGAAAATTTCTATATTTCGTGCAATTTCCCCCTTATATGTTGTCCAAGTCTGAACAGTCAGTGATGTACATGAGCAGGATGATTTAGCTGACACATCATGTGACTACTCATTTGCAGAAGTAGCTTCAGGCAGCACACCAGGGCTACAACGAGCTGGGTTATAGcatgtgctgctgctgctacgGCTGCTTACTGCCGCCAGGCGATCGACAAATACACCCTTCTGCTTTACCTAGCAGTCTCACACATGGTGGGTATTCAAAACACCCAGtaagacatacagtatgtctgtctgtgtgtgggagggTGCAAAAGGATATGTATTTGTAATGAGCTCTATGTTTCCCTTTGTCATGTGTATGCAACAAGGCCAtgcccactatcactaccactaccaatcatcttggaccccaggaaggggatccctaataaatacaaaatacaaataaaaaatacaaagccCCGTAAAATGCAGACAGAGATATACTCCACTCGGCTGGATGCACACATTAATGATTAGTCATGAATGGAAGGAGGGAAACACTCACACTCACGctcacgtatgcacacacacacacacacacactctttctctggCTCTGCCCTGCCTGTGCTGCTCCCCTGCCGTCATAGTGATgtgagagcaggagagggagggaggggaaaagagagagcaggagaaggaggtagggaggggCCGTGAgccagagaaggaaggggagggtgcatagagggagagccagagagagaaacagcagtGCTGCATCGGTGGaacaaggaagggagggagggagagagagagagcgagagatccagaggaagagaggggggcttCCAGACTGGATGGGCCCAGCAGTGCCTTGATGGAGCATGGGCCAGGTTCTAGGATTCTCCCACTGCAGTGAGTGTGTCggcttttgtctgtctgtctgtctgtctgtctttcgcATCCCCATATATCTGTACAGCATCTGTAATAGCCATATGCGTGGCCATcgatctccctctccttctctcgctccctcccttgaTAAACACATGGTTTAACGGATGGATTGATGCAGTGTTGTGGCAGACGCACCTTTTTCTTTTCCTTTGTAGAGACCTattgcagatgtgtgtgtgtgttctcaggatgtgtaggcttgtgtgtgtgtgtgttttcattgaCCGAGCACCggttatatatatatgtgtgtgtgtgtgtgtgtgtgtgtgtgtgtgtgtgtgtgtgtgtgtgtgtgtgtgtgtgtgtgtgtgtgtgtgtgtgtgtgtgtgtgtgtgtgtgtgtgtgtgtgtgtgtgtgtgtgtgtgcaggtgttttCATTTTAGCCAGGGCTTCTTTCACAGTTACCAGCTGCTTGATATATCGGATGATCTGAGGTGGCAGGCTAGCTAATGCAGTTAAGGCCTCCCCCATGCCTGCTCTGCCAGAGCTGATCTGTACTGTAGGAGAGGGAACATAGTTAGCTGTTAGCGTAACGTATACAAACACCAATGAAATTGCTTTTAAAGACTGGGTAATGGCTTAGAAAAAGGCTACTCAAATGCCTGGATTCAAGCTATGGATTCTCCTAAAGAAAATACAAATGCAACCATTTTATTTATTCTCTCAATCTCATCTCAATGTATTGAGACACTATAGAAACGCATTTACAGGATTGGAAGCACGTAATCTGTCTGAGAATAGGCTATGTGTGGGAATGCTTTTGTGCACAGTCTAATGCTTTTGAAAGTGATACAATGCTTTATATTGTGAGGAAAACTTATCTTGATAGTGTCTGCTCTCTAGCCTTACATGCAAATAGGCCTTGGCTAAAAGTTGCAGACGTAGAAATAGAAGGAAGAGAGGAGTTGTAGACATAGACGGTATAGAAGTGTCTCCAGTTTCACATAGAATGGCCAAATGGCAGTCCTTAATCAGTAGTTTTTTTAAGATACAAATTGTCTGTTTTGTACTGTACATTTCACAACTGTGGTTATGATAGGTTCCCTAGCCAATGGTAATAGACATGTCTCTGATTAATCTTGTTATTTTTCTTACAGAGGAATATGGTTCTGTCTCCTCCACACCTGATTCAACGCCTCCCTGCACTGAAGGTAACATCACACAATGCATACATATGGTACAGGTTTAGAAATGGACTATGTGAATGATTGGACTTTGTATGTGAGAATCATAATTTGAAAAAATCATACTATGACATGTCTACAGGTCTAACCTGAAGTTGATTGTGTCCATTTGTTTGCTTGAATGCTTTTGTAGCCTTTCGGAATAATGAGATCTGGAAAGATTACTCTCACCAAAAGTGTTTTGCACCTTTTGGATGTTGCCCTTTCATTCAGGCAAAGCACGTTGTGCTTCATTGGGCTTTCAACTCAGCGCTCAAAAACATCAGAGGACATGCAGACGAGAAAGCAACGTCAAACGGCTCCTCCGTAGACATTAACGTCACAGAACATGTGATATGTTTATGGAATAATGTTGTGTACTTATATTGCTTTCTCCTAGGATGAAAGTTTTCGCTGTAGTTTATAGCTAAATGTATAGGTTTTCTGTAATGAAAGCCTACACAATTTTCAACATATAACATTGACACAGGACAGAATAACAAAtataaaaatacttaaatcaaTATAGGTTGACTTTAAGGCTTTTCCTATGCCTGTTCTCTCCAGGTGGGAATGAGGAGTCTGAGCTGTACGACCTGCATACGGCCAGGGAGTGGTCTGACGAAGAAGACGGGAGCCCGGAGGATGATGACGGTGGAGCTTCATCCCCCTCCATTTGGGGGACCCCGAGACAGAACTCCTTCGAGCCCACCTTCTCCTACATCGCCATCGCCGAGGCAGAGGCAGGCGGAGCCTCACGACATCATCGTGACTCATCATCAGGGAGCCGGCGGAGGGGCGGGGCCAGGGGAGGCCGCACCTCTCTGATCCGCACCGACACCGTGGAATCGATCCTCCCCCTGGACTCCCCCGACGTGGAGTGGGACCCCCACACCTTCCTCACcctagaggatgaggaggagagggagagggaggaaagggaaagggacgTCCACAGACAGACTGTGACAGTCCAGGATTCTCTCCTAGATACTGAGATTGAACCTcaagagagggacacagagacccagagagaggagacagagcccCTGGAGCCCCAGCACTACAGTCCCTCTGACAGCCACCAGGGTGAGCCCACTATGGGGCAGTTGGGAAGGGGTGGGGCTATCTAGATGAGTGGGTAGATGGGATCAGGGTAGATATACCTGCACGGAGCTACATTTATAAAAGCAGGAGATACTGCATCTTTTCAGGCTTTCTAGACCCTGAAATCACACTGTGGGCGAGCATATTGCTCCAGGGCAATCATTGACTGAGCaccggttgtgtgtgtgtgtgcgtgcgtgcgtgcgtgcgtgcgtgcgtgcgtgcgtgcgtgcctgcctgcctgcctgcgacCACAGATGAAGTCAGACACCACTGTGCTTTAGACTCCCTGTACAGCATGCTCTCTCCTGTTGTTTAGGATCAGGATGAGCACTTTTGTTAATAAGATTTCTAAATCACTGCTCATTGTAAGGTAGGTGAGGCTCAGGTAAATAATGACGTCGTCAGATGAATTACATTTCCAGTTGATCTAATGCGACCTGCCTGTAGACTAACTTGATGCAGGGCGATGACATCGTCACAATTACCTTGTGTCCTGTTTCTCGGCAGCATCACCGCCCCCTGAGCCTGAGTCCCTCGTAACCACGGAAGCCACCGTCCCACTGCTCACGGCTGTGCGACCAAGAGGCGGCCTCACCGATGACGTGTCATCCACTTCCTCCACCTCCATTGGTCGAAACACTCAGGAAGAGCTGGTTAGCGAACAGTGGTTTTCAGTGCTCAACCTATCAGGCCCTACGATATGCACCCACATAGCAGGTAACATTCGTAGCACATCTTACCTATTTTTATGTGACTTTCCTATCTTGGAACTACCTTTGCATCTACCATCCCCTTGCCCGAATCATTCTATTTGACTTCTACGACATTATCTTAGATAGTGCGTCTGCACTGATAGGTCATGGCAACGCGGTCGTGTTAGAATGACGCCATCTGTCGGAAGACAATCACCACCACCCTGTTACCTCCCTTTCATTTCTGTCCTTGATATGTTGCTGAGCACAAAGCCTTCCTCAATCAATCCTTTTCGAACAATAATGAAAATAAAGATGATACACATTTCCCTCTCAGTGCCTGAGTAACATAGACCCTGGAATATATTTAGCTGTGTGTCTCCATGGCAAAATTCCCTTGGGATTCCAAGGGGTAATGGGCTAATTCCACCAAAAATCATTCctgctctgtctgtatgtgtctgctcGGACATACACGCTGACACCCTCATCTTTCCGTATCCCTTGGATCACTGTACACATGATAAAGAGAATGTGAGACAGGGCAGTGAAGGAAAGAGGGGGTGGTGGAGAGAGACCAAGTGTGAGAAATTAAATCTATCTTCTCTGGCCTCCATGGTCGATATGGATGACTTCAAGGGGGATGCCATTCAATATGGACCTCTGCCATATCCTCCAATCTTATTATAGTGGGTGAACTGGGGAGTGGCTGGCCCGGCGGCTGGGTGGACTgggtgtactgtactgtccacCCCCCTCACACTGACCCTGGGTGATTAATGGCTGGTCAAGCTGTTGACAGGCTTTAAGGGTTTCTAGATGTCATGTAAAGCAAACCATCTGGTTTCTGTATCAGAATGGGGCTGAATGAGTCAGAACACATTTGACTCCTCGTGTTTATCGTGAGGTTAGACTAGCTGGTTACAGGTTTGACTACCGCTATGCATATCTGAATATATATGAGGTTATTTGAGCAAACAtgccatctagaacctaaaagggttattttgCTGTCATAATAGGATATCCCTTTGAAGAAGCCTTttttgttccatgtagaacccgtttgggttccacgtagaaccatttccacagagggttctgcgTGGAACCTTCTACGTGGAacccaaaggggttctacctggaaccaaaaagggttctcatatggggacagccgaagaacccttttgggacccttttttctaagagtttgTACCTACTGGTAGGACGGTACTGTCTGTATCTCACAATAATGTGTTTTTACTTCTATACCTGCTCCTTTTGTGAGCTgttgtctgtcctgtctctgctTACATAAGTGTGTTATGTAATTCTCCGTCTGTGTCCATGTCCGTTtccctctctgtgtgagtgtTTTTTCTCTGAATGGGCTTGTGTGTCATCGTTGTCTGTGGTTATGTCTCTTTGCGTCTCTATGTTATCCACTATGGCTATCTATGTGTAtgccaacgtgtgtgtgtgtgtgtctcaaggtTTGTCTCTGTCTCAggtcaatatacagtatatgcatgtACTACATGTGTGAATAAGTGAATATATTTGGCATCTATCttatctctgtatctgtctgtctatctacatTGTAGTCTACATGAGTCTTGAGGGGGGCGGGCCCTATTGGGCTGATTATTTTGGACTGAAAAGTCTCTGTACTGCTGACTGGGCAGGGGAGGCCAAAAACAGCTCAGCGTGgcagggagagagcagggggactgagagagagacaaacagagagaaggggggatcGCCTGAGCAGCAACCAAAATGGCCAACATTAACGGTAAGACCCTGGGCTCAGAGAGACAAGATGGAGATATTATGAGACGGTGTCAGTCGGCACACTGAGATCTATCAGGGAATTGACTAGGCGGGGAGGCAGGTGACCTATTGAATGGGCAAAGGAGTGTCTCGTTTCAGACATCGGCAAGATCAGGGCACAGATAGAATTACAGTACCTGTCGTCCTCAGCCGTCGGGGCGTTTCCACATGTAGGGACTGACCCCGTCTGTCCAGTGTAGAGCTGTGCATTTAGTGTCCGTGGCTTTGGAGAGGAGTCTGAACGTCAGGAGACCAGCTACAGCCAAGGGTCTTTGGGTAGATTTTGACCACTCACCGACCAGGAGTGTTTGAGACCGTTTGAACtttgcagaggtgtgtgtgtctgcctgcttaTTGATGGGATTGTTTCAGGCGGGTTAAGAGTGTCCTAAGGAGTGTTTTAGATGGTGGCGACTAGGGTTTTGACGATACCAGTACcgcaatattttttccatggcaaatTTTTTAAACTCTTTgctcctttaaaaacctgctcaTCCTGGCTTTAGTGGGGACCATCCAGAGTTGTGTTATAGCTTGTTACAGCATGTAGGGACCATATATGTAATCACTTGTGTGTACGTAAGAGGCTAGTAGTGTGATGAGCTGGTCTGTGCCCCATCTGACAGGGTTACCTCTTTGGGCAGCAGGGTTGGCAGCAGGGTTGGCAGAGCCAAGGTGTTTCACAGGGCTACTCTGGGACTTCCTGCATGCCCCGTAGTGTTAAAATGGCTGGGTGGTGGTTTtggttgtggtggtaaataggtCAGGCTGTGAATTGGTTGACTGGTGATTTGATTATGTTGTAGTAACgattgagtcagtcagtcagtcagtcagtcagtgctcAGCTCTGTGTTGGTTAGTTCAGTCAGAGGAGTGCTGCATTGTATTTCCTCATGGTGTAAGAGTATGCTGAACTCGGCATAGATAGAGAGGTTTCTCTAAGATTATGGCAAATACAGCTTTCaatttggtctgtgtgtgtgtgtgtgtggatacaacacactgatggtgtgtgtgtgtgtgtgtgtgtgtgtgtgtgtgtgtgtgtgtgtgtgtgtgtgtgtgtgtgtgtgtgtgtgtgtgtgtgtgtgtgtgt comes from Salvelinus alpinus chromosome 21, SLU_Salpinus.1, whole genome shotgun sequence and encodes:
- the LOC139547702 gene encoding reticulon-2-like isoform X1 codes for the protein MGQVLGFSHCKEYGSVSSTPDSTPPCTEGGNEESELYDLHTAREWSDEEDGSPEDDDGGASSPSIWGTPRQNSFEPTFSYIAIAEAEAGGASRHHRDSSSGSRRRGGARGGRTSLIRTDTVESILPLDSPDVEWDPHTFLTLEDEEEREREERERDVHRQTVTVQDSLLDTEIEPQERDTETQREETEPLEPQHYSPSDSHQASPPPEPESLVTTEATVPLLTAVRPRGGLTDDVSSTSSTSIGRNTQEELVSEQWFSVLNLSGPTICTHIAVMDLIYWKDTERTGMVFTGLVVGLLSLFQLSIITVVSTISLGALCFTVSVSLYYKILHVLNMGDGVPPFKAYLDLDISFSGELADQYMQKAIVAVVSAANSLKNLFLVGSLFDSLKLLALIYLVTFLGDLCNGLTVLIMGVIALFSLPLFYRQHQAKVDGFFAGIQANVDNVKDILHRIAQGGGPAADTTPGGAKPKTQ